ACGTCCTGCTGCCCGGCCTGATCAAGCGGGACTTCCCCGCCAGGGCCGGGCTGATGACCGGCCTGTACTCCATGTCGCTGTTCGGCGGCGCCGCCCTCGCGGCCGGCGTCACGGTGCCCGTGCAGCAGGCCACCGGCCTCGACTGGCGGTCCACGCTGGCCTGCTGGGGCGGGCTCGCGGTGCTGGCGCTGCTCTTCTGGCTGCCGCGGACCGGCCGTCGTACGCGGGTGGCGCGGGCCGCCGCCCAGGAGGCGGCGCACCCGGTGCGCGGGCTGTGGCGCGACCCGCTGGCCTGGCAGGTCACCGGCTACATGGGCCTGCAGTCGCTGAGTTACTACGCGGCCGCCGCCTGGCTGCCGACGATGCTCACCGACGCCGGGATGAGCGCCGGCGACGCGGGCTGGATGCTGTCCTTCTCCTCACTGCTGGGCATCGCCGGCTCGTTCCTCGCCCCGGTCGTCGTCGGGCGGCGGCTGCGGGCCGGGGTGCTGGCCGCCGTCGGGGCGCTGCTGTGCGCGGCCGCCCTGACCGGCGTCCTGCTCGCACCGGCCGAGGGCGCGTACCTGTGGATGGTGCTGCTCGGCCTCGGCCAGGGGGCGGCGATCAGCCTGGCGCTGCTGTTCATCGTCCAGCGCGCCCCGGACGCCCGGCACACCGCGCAGCTCTCCAGCATGGCCCAGTGCTTCGGTTACGTCCTCGCCGCCACCGGCCCGGCCGTGCTGGGTGCGGTGCACGACGCCTCGGGCAGCTGGGCGGTGCCGCTGGCCGTGCTGCTGGCGCTGCTGCTCCCCCAGGTCGCGGCCGGGTGGGGCGCGGCGCGGCCGCGGCACGTCACGGGCCGGTAGCAGGCCGCGGGTCGCCGCGGGCCGGGCGGGAGTGGCGGGCCCCCTAGAGCCAGCCGTTCCGCTTGAAGCCGCGGTGGATCACCCAGCAGGCGACCACGGTCAGCACCATCACCAGCGGATAGCCGAAGGTCCAGTGCTTCTCCGGCATGTACTCGAAGTTCATGCCGTACACGCCGCAGACCATGGTCGGCACGGCCAGGATCGCTACCCAGGCGCTGATCCTGCGCATGTCCTCGTTCTGCGCGACGGTGACCTGCGCGAGGTGGGCCTGGAGTATGGAGTTGAGCAGTTCGTCGAAGGCGGTGATCTGCTCGGTGACCCGGTCGAGGTGGTCGGCGACGTCCCGGAAGTACGTCTTGATCCGGGGGTCGACCTGCCGCATCGGCTGCGTCGCCAGCTCCTGCATCGGCCGGTCCAGCGGGGCGACCGCCCGCTTCAGTTCGAGCAGTTCCCGCTTGAGCTGGTAGATCCGGCCGGCCCCGCCGCTGCCGCGTACCGAGAAGACCTCGCTCTCGACGTCGTCGATGTCGTCCTGGACGGCGGCCGTGACGTCCAGATAGTCGTCCACGACGAGGTCGGCGATGGCGTGCAACACGGCGGACGGGCCGAGCGCCAGCTGCTCGGGCTCGCACTCCAGCTGCTCCCGCAGCGGGCCCAGCGAGCCGTGCCCGCCGTGCCGGACGGTGATCACGAAGTCGGTGCCGGTGAAGACCATGATCTCGCCGGTCTCGACGACCTCGCTGCTGTCGGTCAGCTGGTCGTGCTCGACGTAGCGGACGGTCTTGAAGACCGTGAACAGCGAGCCGTCGTACGTCTCCAGCTTGGGCCGCTGATGGGCGTGCACGGCGTCCTCGACGGCGAGCGGATGCAGCCCGAACAACTCGACGATTCCGGAGAACTCCTTCTCCGACGGCTCGTGCAGCCCGATCCAGACGAAACCCCGGCCCGCCTCGCGGACCCGGCGTATCGCCACATCGGCCGGGTGGTTGCCGTCCTGCCGCACGCCGTCCACGTAGACAGCGCAGTTCACCACGGCGGTGCCGAGCGGCGAACGCGCCGGGTGGCTGAGGTCGACCCCCCGGGTGCGCGGCTGCGGCAGCCGGACGGCCTTACGGAGGTTACTGATCACCGACACCCGGCCAGTATGGCTGCTGCCCGGCCGTGAGGGGTATGCGGCAGGGGCGGTTTTTCCGTAGCCGGCTCTCCGCGGCGGCTTCCGGCGGGCCGCTCCGTGCGCGGCCCGCCCGCCCGTGCGCGCGCGGCCGTCAGCCCACCGGGGCCGGCTGCCGCTCCGCCGGCGCCCGGTCCGCCCCGCCCTGCGGCACCGCGCCGTCCGCCGCCGCATGCGGCGTACGCGCCCGGCGCGGCAGCAGGAACAGCAGGCCGAGGACCAGGGCCAGGCCGGCCGCGACCCACCACAGCGCGTGGACCGTGGCGTCGACGAACGAGGCCCCCACGGCGGCGCCCGGCCGGCCCGGGTCGCCGGCCACGCCGAAGAAGGCCACCGACGACAGCCCCAGGCCGAGCGCCATGCCCAGCTGACCGGTGGTGTTGAAGATCCCGGAGGCCGAGCCGGAGTGCTCGGCTGGTACGTCGGAGATCGCCGCGTCGGTGAGCGGGGCGACGATCAGCCCCATGCCGGCCCCCAGCAGCACCATCGCCGGCACCATCTGGAGGGACGTCAGGGCGGTGCCCTGCCGCCCGGCCTGCCAGAGGTAGAGCAGCGCACCGGCCAGCATGATCAGCGCGCCCGCCTGCAGCACCTTCCGGCCGAAGCGCGGCACCAGCTTCTGCACCGACATCCCGGCCGCGGTCGAGCAGGCCAGCGAGAACGGCACCCCGGTCAGTCCGGCGTGCAGCGGGCCCCAGCCCAGGCCCAGCTGCATGTGGAGCGTCCAGATCAGGAAGAACAGGCCGCTGACCGCGCCGAACGTCAGCTGCACGGCGGCCCCCGCCGCGAAGGTCCGGACCCGGAAGAGGGAGAGCTCGACCAGCGGCGAGCCGTCCTTGCGGGCCTTGGCCCGCTCGTGGCGCACGAAGAGCGCGAGGACCACCGGGCTCAGGGCCATCGAGACGAAGCCCCACAGCGGCCAGCCGGACTCCCGGCCCTGGGTGAGCGGGTAGAGCAGCATCAGCAGGCCCGCGGTGGCCAGCGCGGTGCCGACGAGGTCGAGGCGCAGCGCCTCCGGGGACCGGGACTCGGTGAGGAAGCGGCGGCCGAGCAGGATGCCGGCGATCCCGACCGGCAGGTTGATCAGGAAGATCGGGCGCCAGCCGAGGCCGAACAGGTCCCCCTCGGTGAGCAGGGCGCCGATCAGCGGACCGCAGACCGCGCCCAGGCCGATCACCGCGCCGAACATCCCGAAGACCTTGCCGCGCTCGTGCGCCGGGAAGCTGACATGGATGATCGCCAGCACCTGCGGCACCATCAGCGCGGCCATCGCGCCCTGCAGCACCCGCGCACCGACCAGCATCCCCGGCGTCACGGCGAGGCCGCACAGCGCCGAGGCGACGGTGAAACCCGCCATGCCGAGCAGGAAGACCCGCCGGCGGCCGTGGATGTCCCCGAGCCGGCCGCCGGTGATCAGGCCGAGCGCGAAGGCGAGCGCGTAGCCGGCGGTGACCCATTGCAGGGCGCTGAAGGTGGCGCCGGTGTCCTGCTGGATGCGCGGCAGGGCGATGTTGACGATGGTCGCGTCGACCAGGTCCATGAAACTGGCCGTCAGGACGACGGCGAGCGCGATCCAGCGTCTGCGGTCGGCCGCCGCGGGGGCCACGGGGACGGTCGTGGGCATGGCTTCTCTCCAAGGGCTGTGATCGGTGCGACGCCGTCGACGTTAGGTGGGATGTAGGACAGCACCGGTCCTACTGGGAGGGGCATCATCGGCGTCATGAGTGAGACGTCGGCACGACTGCTGAATCTGCTGTCCCTGCTCCAGACCCCCCGCGAATGGCCCGGCAGCGAGCTGGCCGAACGCCTCGGGGTCACCTCTCGCACGATCCGCCGCGACATCGAGCGACTGCGCGACCTGGGGTATCCGGTGCACGCCACGATGGGCGCCGACGGCGGCTACCGGCTGGCGGCGGGCACCGCGATGCCGCCGCTGCTGCTGGACGACGAGGAGGCGGTGGCCATCGCGGTGGGGCTGC
The sequence above is a segment of the Streptomyces lydicus genome. Coding sequences within it:
- a CDS encoding CynX/NimT family MFS transporter gives rise to the protein MVAAAAPPATGTGGRRALYAGAGVVLLALNLRPALVAVSPLAGTIRADSGMSAAATSLLTALPLLCFGLLAPLAPRLGRRFGTERSLLGTMALICLGTALRMLDAVGALFAGTVVIGAGIAVANVLLPGLIKRDFPARAGLMTGLYSMSLFGGAALAAGVTVPVQQATGLDWRSTLACWGGLAVLALLFWLPRTGRRTRVARAAAQEAAHPVRGLWRDPLAWQVTGYMGLQSLSYYAAAAWLPTMLTDAGMSAGDAGWMLSFSSLLGIAGSFLAPVVVGRRLRAGVLAAVGALLCAAALTGVLLAPAEGAYLWMVLLGLGQGAAISLALLFIVQRAPDARHTAQLSSMAQCFGYVLAATGPAVLGAVHDASGSWAVPLAVLLALLLPQVAAGWGAARPRHVTGR
- a CDS encoding magnesium and cobalt transport protein CorA translates to MISNLRKAVRLPQPRTRGVDLSHPARSPLGTAVVNCAVYVDGVRQDGNHPADVAIRRVREAGRGFVWIGLHEPSEKEFSGIVELFGLHPLAVEDAVHAHQRPKLETYDGSLFTVFKTVRYVEHDQLTDSSEVVETGEIMVFTGTDFVITVRHGGHGSLGPLREQLECEPEQLALGPSAVLHAIADLVVDDYLDVTAAVQDDIDDVESEVFSVRGSGGAGRIYQLKRELLELKRAVAPLDRPMQELATQPMRQVDPRIKTYFRDVADHLDRVTEQITAFDELLNSILQAHLAQVTVAQNEDMRRISAWVAILAVPTMVCGVYGMNFEYMPEKHWTFGYPLVMVLTVVACWVIHRGFKRNGWL
- a CDS encoding MFS transporter — its product is MPTTVPVAPAAADRRRWIALAVVLTASFMDLVDATIVNIALPRIQQDTGATFSALQWVTAGYALAFALGLITGGRLGDIHGRRRVFLLGMAGFTVASALCGLAVTPGMLVGARVLQGAMAALMVPQVLAIIHVSFPAHERGKVFGMFGAVIGLGAVCGPLIGALLTEGDLFGLGWRPIFLINLPVGIAGILLGRRFLTESRSPEALRLDLVGTALATAGLLMLLYPLTQGRESGWPLWGFVSMALSPVVLALFVRHERAKARKDGSPLVELSLFRVRTFAAGAAVQLTFGAVSGLFFLIWTLHMQLGLGWGPLHAGLTGVPFSLACSTAAGMSVQKLVPRFGRKVLQAGALIMLAGALLYLWQAGRQGTALTSLQMVPAMVLLGAGMGLIVAPLTDAAISDVPAEHSGSASGIFNTTGQLGMALGLGLSSVAFFGVAGDPGRPGAAVGASFVDATVHALWWVAAGLALVLGLLFLLPRRARTPHAAADGAVPQGGADRAPAERQPAPVG